Proteins encoded in a region of the Phormidium ambiguum IAM M-71 genome:
- a CDS encoding AI-2E family transporter — protein MSEPPTHNFWERLNNLVLVRFLLLFASGWALVQCLAYFEAIIVIFSLSAVVAFLLSYPVNWLKRFLPHGVAVSLVFLSSLVIFGWFTVTVGLAIVSQGQQLLDTVPDFVNSFTPFVEQLERYLRSRHLQVDFSTVEKSFRDQVPTFINASFTTSQIVLDYLIKLILIEVVAFFMLLDGEQLWSLVLRVIPKNSRTRFTVIVKRNFLGFFRGQLLLSLFFTVAAFIVFIILQVPLALILAVITGLFQLIPGIGATLGIGLVCLILLPKSFALAVNVLIASIILQQIKDNLLAPRIMQNSLNINPVIGFFALLVGYRIAGLLGIFLATPIAGVFLSWFGIENRKRINWD, from the coding sequence ATGAGTGAACCACCTACGCATAATTTCTGGGAGCGACTTAATAACTTAGTTTTAGTTCGCTTTTTATTACTCTTTGCTTCTGGTTGGGCTTTAGTACAATGTTTAGCATACTTTGAAGCGATTATTGTCATTTTTAGTTTATCAGCAGTTGTGGCTTTTCTTCTCAGTTATCCCGTAAATTGGCTGAAAAGATTCTTACCTCATGGGGTTGCTGTTAGCTTAGTTTTCTTGTCTAGTTTAGTAATTTTTGGCTGGTTTACTGTTACTGTTGGATTAGCAATTGTTTCTCAAGGACAACAACTTCTAGATACTGTACCTGATTTTGTTAACTCCTTTACCCCATTCGTAGAACAACTAGAAAGATATCTACGTTCTCGACATTTGCAGGTAGATTTTAGTACAGTCGAAAAATCATTTCGAGATCAAGTACCCACTTTCATCAATGCAAGTTTTACTACTTCACAAATAGTTTTAGATTACTTAATTAAACTCATTTTGATTGAAGTTGTCGCTTTTTTCATGTTATTGGATGGTGAACAACTTTGGTCTTTAGTTTTGCGTGTTATTCCGAAAAATTCTCGGACAAGATTTACAGTTATAGTCAAACGAAATTTTTTGGGATTTTTCCGGGGACAATTATTATTAAGTTTATTTTTTACTGTGGCTGCTTTTATAGTATTTATAATTCTGCAAGTTCCCTTAGCTTTAATTTTAGCGGTAATTACTGGATTGTTTCAATTAATTCCCGGAATTGGAGCGACATTAGGAATTGGTTTAGTTTGTTTAATTTTATTACCGAAAAGTTTTGCTTTAGCAGTTAATGTATTAATAGCTTCGATTATTCTGCAACAAATTAAGGACAATTTATTAGCACCTCGCATTATGCAAAATTCACTAAACATTAACCCTGTAATTGGCTTTTTTGCCTTACTAGTTGGTTATCGTATAGCTGGGTTGCTAGGAATTTTTCTGGCAACTCCTATTGCCGGAGTGTTTTTGAGTTGGTTTGGTATTGAGAATAGAAAAAGAATCAATTGGGATTAA
- a CDS encoding YdcF family protein — MVLKIHPSNRKKKLRAKPARKFSSSLKLLTIVSPLLLWFTYKQIRNLETPQAVLMLGGSTSALEREKFTAQFVSQQPNLENLEIWISSGGAGKYNNYVRKIFIKAGINSEKIYFDEQAVDTVTNFTTLVDELKARGITSVYLVTSDYHIRRAQVIGEVVLGSRGIVFKSVAVPSNKPAEPIEKAIRDGVRAILWVITGSTGANFSRYFSQ, encoded by the coding sequence ATGGTTCTCAAAATTCATCCCAGCAACCGCAAGAAAAAATTACGAGCTAAGCCTGCTCGGAAATTTAGTAGCAGCTTAAAATTATTGACCATAGTTTCTCCTTTATTATTGTGGTTTACCTACAAGCAAATTAGAAATTTAGAAACACCCCAAGCCGTTCTCATGTTGGGTGGTTCAACCTCTGCTTTAGAAAGAGAAAAATTTACCGCTCAGTTTGTTAGCCAACAACCAAATTTAGAGAATTTAGAAATTTGGATTTCCTCCGGTGGAGCCGGAAAATATAATAATTATGTAAGAAAAATTTTTATTAAAGCCGGAATCAACTCCGAAAAAATTTACTTTGATGAGCAAGCGGTAGATACAGTCACAAATTTTACAACTTTAGTCGATGAATTAAAAGCTAGGGGTATCACCAGCGTTTATTTAGTAACTTCTGATTATCATATTCGACGGGCGCAAGTTATTGGTGAAGTAGTGTTAGGCAGTCGAGGAATTGTGTTTAAATCTGTGGCAGTTCCTTCTAACAAACCTGCTGAACCAATTGAAAAAGCAATTCGTGATGGAGTTAGAGCTATACTTTGGGTAATCACTGGAAGTACAGGCGCAAATTTTAGCCGCTATTTTTCTCAGTAA